A portion of the bacterium genome contains these proteins:
- a CDS encoding type II toxin-antitoxin system HicB family antitoxin, which translates to MIELPYSLVIEATEEPDYFGFYSLDLEGFSGIGHSVEDCLYQAKWGMKEHVALLREQRIPVPPENPKAKIIIQNERKLARAIV; encoded by the coding sequence ATGATTGAATTACCATATTCATTAGTAATTGAAGCTACGGAAGAACCAGACTATTTTGGTTTCTATTCCCTGGATTTGGAAGGTTTTTCAGGCATAGGACATTCTGTAGAAGATTGTTTGTACCAGGCTAAGTGGGGAATGAAAGAACATGTTGCTTTACTAAGGGAACAAAGGATTCCAGTCCCTCCTGAGAACCCAAAAGCTAAGATTATTATTCAGAATGAAAGAAAGTTAGCTAGGGCAATAGTCTAA
- the fliN gene encoding flagellar motor switch protein FliN has protein sequence MVGGNELTQAELEALLGEEAEEEEGTTGLTKEEGSVLKDISGSSMNAAATALSTILNKQVTIAAPEINEITPDNITKEVPGTAIVVEVEYSGGIKGPTYIVFLKEHGAMIADLMMGGDGTSPPEEINDLYLGALGEALGQMIESSAVSLSSTIGKTVTASSPKIKIVDFQKGVPKDLPIFRESKVVEVDYNLTLGDLSEGKLVQLLPLNIAKPIVKTVIGETAKPKEVEKPAFAPGVHPVQFTRLKPTETEQLPANLKLLMDVPMNVSVEIGRKKMTIKKILDLGSGSIVELDKMANEPVDIFVNGKLIAKGGVVVIDDNFGVRIADIIAPEERIESLR, from the coding sequence ATGGTTGGAGGAAATGAACTTACACAAGCTGAATTAGAGGCTCTTTTAGGCGAAGAGGCAGAGGAAGAAGAAGGAACAACAGGATTGACTAAAGAAGAAGGTAGTGTTTTAAAAGATATTTCTGGTTCTTCAATGAACGCCGCGGCAACTGCACTTTCAACTATTTTAAATAAACAGGTAACTATTGCCGCTCCGGAAATCAATGAGATTACTCCGGATAATATTACAAAAGAGGTTCCTGGCACAGCAATTGTTGTTGAGGTAGAATATTCTGGTGGAATTAAAGGACCAACTTATATCGTTTTTCTGAAAGAACACGGGGCAATGATTGCCGATTTAATGATGGGTGGCGATGGAACCTCACCACCTGAAGAAATAAACGATTTGTATTTAGGTGCCCTGGGTGAGGCATTAGGACAAATGATAGAATCTTCTGCTGTGTCTTTGTCATCGACCATCGGTAAAACTGTAACCGCCTCCTCACCTAAAATAAAGATTGTTGATTTCCAGAAGGGTGTTCCCAAAGACCTTCCTATATTCCGCGAAAGTAAAGTGGTTGAGGTAGATTACAATCTGACATTAGGAGATTTAAGTGAAGGTAAATTAGTCCAGTTGCTACCATTAAATATCGCTAAACCAATAGTTAAAACGGTTATAGGAGAGACGGCAAAACCTAAAGAAGTAGAAAAACCAGCATTTGCCCCGGGAGTTCATCCAGTTCAATTTACCAGATTGAAACCGACTGAAACAGAGCAATTACCAGCAAACTTAAAACTGTTAATGGATGTCCCAATGAATGTTAGTGTTGAAATTGGCCGAAAGAAAATGACGATTAAAAAAATATTGGATTTAGGTTCAGGCTCAATTGTTGAGTTAGATAAAATGGCTAATGAACCAGTCGATATTTTTGTCAACGGTAAATTAATTGCGAAAGGCGGAGTTGTCGTTATTGATGATAACTTTGGTGTTCGCATTGCAGATATTATTGCTCCGGAAGAAAGAATTGAATCGTTAAGGTGA
- a CDS encoding aminotransferase class I/II-fold pyridoxal phosphate-dependent enzyme: protein MDLFDKCYEFNKKIDYLKSHHQFFYLREMESAPAPLVRMKGQEMILLGSNNYLGLATHPKVISATIKAIQEYGTGACSSRVLTGTTTLHHRLEKKLAQFKGTEDTIVFSTGFMTMMGTIAALVKEGDMIFSDELNHASIIEGCRLSKAEVKIYQHNNMTNLEEQLATADPSKNKLIVTDGVFSMKGTLANLPQIKQVADKYGAKVMVDDAHGSGVLGDKGHGILEYYNMEGEIDLICGTFSKTFATIGGFTGATAQIVAFLKLNSRAFIFTASPPPAIAATVIAGLEVMEEEPQLLQQLHHNANFMKKGLMELGFTLEETVTPIIPVIIGNDEITFKTAGLLEEEGIIVNPVVPPAVSKESSLIRVSVIATLSQKQLEIALDKFKLVGKKLGII, encoded by the coding sequence ATGGATCTTTTCGATAAATGTTATGAATTCAATAAAAAAATAGACTACCTAAAATCTCATCACCAATTCTTTTACCTTCGGGAGATGGAAAGTGCACCAGCACCGTTGGTGAGAATGAAAGGTCAGGAGATGATTTTGCTTGGGTCAAATAATTATCTGGGATTAGCCACTCATCCAAAGGTTATCTCTGCAACTATCAAGGCTATCCAGGAATATGGCACAGGTGCGTGTAGCTCACGGGTGCTTACCGGCACTACTACCTTACATCATCGGCTGGAGAAAAAACTCGCACAATTTAAAGGCACTGAAGATACAATCGTTTTTAGCACAGGATTTATGACTATGATGGGGACAATCGCCGCCCTGGTTAAAGAAGGGGATATGATATTTAGTGATGAATTAAATCATGCCAGTATTATAGAAGGCTGTCGCCTGTCAAAGGCAGAAGTAAAGATATACCAACATAACAATATGACAAATCTTGAAGAACAACTCGCTACGGCTGACCCTTCCAAAAATAAGCTTATTGTTACTGATGGTGTCTTCAGTATGAAAGGCACACTGGCTAATCTCCCGCAGATAAAGCAGGTGGCAGATAAATATGGTGCTAAAGTTATGGTAGATGATGCCCATGGCAGTGGCGTCTTAGGTGACAAAGGACATGGCATACTTGAGTATTACAATATGGAAGGTGAAATAGACCTCATCTGCGGCACATTCAGTAAAACATTTGCTACTATAGGTGGATTTACCGGTGCAACCGCTCAAATAGTTGCTTTCTTAAAACTTAACTCAAGAGCCTTTATTTTCACAGCCAGCCCACCACCGGCTATAGCCGCTACTGTCATTGCTGGTCTTGAAGTAATGGAAGAAGAACCACAATTACTACAACAACTACATCATAATGCTAACTTTATGAAAAAAGGGTTAATGGAATTAGGATTTACCCTGGAAGAAACAGTAACCCCCATTATCCCTGTCATCATTGGTAACGACGAAATAACCTTTAAAACCGCTGGTTTGTTAGAAGAAGAAGGGATAATAGTAAATCCTGTTGTCCCACCAGCAGTTTCAAAGGAATCCTCACTAATTCGGGTAAGTGTCATCGCTACCCTATCTCAAAAACAACTCGAAATCGCCCTGGATAAATTTAAGCTTGTTGGTAAAAAATTGGGAATTATTTGA
- a CDS encoding class I SAM-dependent methyltransferase — MNCDLCGESVFKKLCEIGTTTIFQCEECGLMFRHPIATKEELKKYYSSGYYQEYGFKEYAQRKHHIIKYRFEPILRFWDKTLGKICFQEKFVCLDVGCALGFFIELLKKKGYEAKGVEFSNDAAEYAREELGLEVFTGSVEEIGFETQSFNLVTMLDVLEHVVSPNGILKEVNRILKKEGLVLATVPNVSGAEARGKKGLTNFLFAEGHIFNFPYQTLKRLFNINGFNLIAVTSLSIPRRWLDYEVPEKLLPQIRAFYRKIKRFIWHKTNQGGLILLVAKKVY; from the coding sequence ATGAATTGTGATTTATGTGGGGAGAGTGTTTTTAAAAAACTTTGCGAAATAGGGACCACGACTATTTTCCAATGCGAAGAATGTGGTTTGATGTTTCGTCACCCTATTGCCACAAAAGAAGAATTAAAAAAATATTATTCATCTGGCTATTATCAAGAGTATGGATTTAAAGAATACGCTCAAAGAAAACATCATATAATTAAATACAGATTTGAACCAATTTTAAGATTCTGGGATAAAACTCTGGGAAAAATTTGTTTTCAAGAGAAATTTGTTTGTCTGGATGTAGGATGTGCGTTAGGTTTTTTTATTGAATTGCTCAAAAAAAAGGGTTATGAGGCAAAAGGTGTAGAATTTTCCAATGATGCGGCTGAATATGCCAGAGAAGAATTAGGATTAGAAGTATTTACAGGTTCGGTGGAGGAGATAGGCTTTGAAACACAAAGTTTTAACCTCGTGACAATGTTGGATGTCTTAGAGCATGTCGTCAGCCCAAATGGGATATTAAAAGAGGTAAATCGAATTTTAAAAAAAGAAGGGCTGGTTTTAGCCACTGTGCCTAATGTTTCTGGGGCAGAGGCAAGAGGGAAAAAAGGGTTAACTAATTTTTTATTTGCAGAAGGACATATTTTTAATTTTCCATATCAGACATTAAAAAGATTATTCAATATAAATGGTTTTAATCTTATAGCGGTTACCTCTTTAAGTATCCCAAGAAGATGGTTGGATTATGAGGTGCCAGAGAAATTACTCCCACAAATAAGGGCTTTTTATCGGAAGATTAAGAGATTTATCTGGCATAAAACAAACCAGGGAGGACTTATACTTTTAGTGGCAAAAAAGGTCTACTAA
- a CDS encoding type II toxin-antitoxin system HicA family toxin: MKFSELVRLLEENGFRIVKEKGSIRYYGKTGWNKMVRLDYHGSKEVPTGTCNSILKAAGIK, from the coding sequence ATGAAATTCAGTGAACTGGTTAGATTATTAGAAGAAAATGGATTTAGAATTGTGAAAGAAAAAGGCTCAATAAGATACTATGGAAAGACTGGGTGGAATAAAATGGTTCGACTTGATTACCACGGATCAAAGGAAGTTCCTACAGGCACTTGCAATAGTATCCTAAAGGCTGCAGGAATTAAATGA
- a CDS encoding cytidine/deoxycytidylate deaminase family protein: MKTRPSWDTYFMEIAHLVAKRSTCLRRQVGAVIVKDKYILSTGYNGAPTGLKHCDEIGCLRDKMQIPSGERHELCRGLHAEQNAIIQSALHGMGINGASLYCTHQPCILCVKMLINAGIKKIVYEGAYPDELAMNLLKEANIDVVKNNK, encoded by the coding sequence ATGAAAACAAGACCGTCATGGGATACATATTTTATGGAAATTGCTCACTTAGTTGCGAAACGCTCGACCTGTCTGAGAAGGCAGGTGGGCGCCGTTATCGTTAAAGATAAGTATATTTTATCTACCGGTTATAATGGTGCTCCGACAGGACTAAAACATTGTGATGAAATAGGTTGTCTGCGGGATAAAATGCAAATTCCCTCTGGAGAACGACATGAACTCTGCCGGGGATTACATGCTGAACAAAATGCTATTATTCAATCTGCATTACATGGAATGGGTATTAATGGAGCATCACTTTATTGTACCCATCAACCTTGTATTTTATGTGTTAAAATGTTAATTAATGCTGGAATTAAAAAGATAGTCTATGAAGGTGCGTATCCGGATGAGTTAGCAATGAATCTCTTAAAAGAGGCAAATATTGATGTTGTTAAAAATAATAAGTAA
- the gatC gene encoding Asp-tRNA(Asn)/Glu-tRNA(Gln) amidotransferase subunit GatC: MDITQKEVEHVCLLARLKLEESEKEEFTHQLNNILNYAAKINELNTENIPPTSHPLALTNVLREDEIQNSLPVANVLANAPDEENQFFKVPRIIGE; this comes from the coding sequence ATGGATATTACCCAAAAAGAAGTTGAACATGTTTGTTTATTGGCAAGATTGAAGTTAGAAGAATCTGAGAAGGAAGAATTTACTCATCAACTGAATAATATCTTAAATTATGCGGCTAAAATCAACGAACTAAATACTGAAAATATACCACCAACTTCGCATCCTCTGGCATTAACTAATGTCCTGCGCGAGGATGAAATCCAGAATTCCCTGCCAGTAGCAAATGTATTAGCCAATGCCCCGGATGAAGAGAATCAATTCTTTAAAGTCCCACGAATAATTGGAGAGTGA